A window of Solanum stenotomum isolate F172 chromosome 3, ASM1918654v1, whole genome shotgun sequence contains these coding sequences:
- the LOC125860845 gene encoding serine/threonine-protein kinase STY17-like isoform X1 — protein MAIDDNESCGSRAMEPSSPKHSRLQRQKLQAFNEVLSRLQDLNLEEAHLPGFEDQLWLHFNRLPARYALDVNVERAEDVLVHRRLLQLAKDPENRPAFDVRLVQVHPTYNGISSNSDDVNSAVKEEYPCIHPPPTFGSSSNLQPFEIDDNNAHVNDGESDANSTSGTTRSMHEITFSMINKPKLLTQLTSIVSEIGLNIEEAHVFSTADGFSLDVFVVDGWPYEETGLLKGELQKGIMRSKEQPRHSLVAKNGQGQTISESVSNCVKIPTDGTDDWEIDLRLLKLENRVASGSSGDLYKGTYCCQEVAIKVLKPEQLNMDILKEFSQEVFIMRKIRHKNVVQFIGACRQPPNLCIVTEFMSRGSIYNFLHKQKGAFKLLTLLKVAADVSKGMNYLHQNNIIHRDLKTANLLMDEHGAVKVGDFGVARVQAQTGVMTAETGTYRWMAPEVIEHRPYDHKADVFSFGIVLWELLSGEIPYAHLTPLQAAIGVVQQDLRPRIPEHAHPKLVELVEKCWQQDPTQRPDFSEVLDILKRLTKEVGHDGEDKSIGGFLPARKKGHH, from the exons ATGGCGATTGACGATAACGAGAGTTGCGGAAGCCGAGCTATGGAGCCGTCGTCTCCGAAGCACAGCAGGTTGCAGAGGCAGAAACTTCAAGCTTTTAACGAAGTGTTGAGTCGATTACAGGATTTGAATCTCGAAGAAGCTCACCTCCCTGGCTTTGAAGACCAGCTTTGGCTTCACTTTAATCGCCTCCCCGCTCG ATATGCATTAGATGTGAATGTGGAAAGAGCAGAAGATGTGCTCGTGCATAGGAGATTACTGCAACTAGCGAAGGATCCTGAGAATAGACCTGCTTTCGATGTTCGCCTTGTGCAG GTGCATCCCACCTACAATGGAATCTCATCCAACTCTGATGATGTAAATTCTGCAGTTAAAGAAGAATACCCATG CATCCATCCTCCTCCAACATTTGGTTCATCATCAAATCTACAGCCCTTTGAAATTGATGATAATAATGCTCATGTAAATGATGGAGAAAGTGATGCCAATTCTACTTCAGGGACAACCAG GTCCATGCACGAGATTACTTTTTCAATGATTAACAAGCCAAAGTTGCTGACTCAG TTGACTTCTATAGTTTCTGAGATTGGTCTGAACATTGAGGAAGCTCATGTTTTTTCGACTGCCGATGGTTTCTCCTTAGATGTCTTTGTGGTTGATGGATGGCCATATGAG GAAACAGGATTGCTGAAGGGTGAGCTGCAAAAGGGAATAATGAGGAGCAAG GAGCAACCACGACATTCCTTGGTTGCTAAGAATGGGCAAGGTCAAACAATATCTGAATCAGTTTCTAACTGTGTTAAAATACCTACTGATGGAACTGACGACTGGGAAATCGATCTTCGTTTGTTGAAGTTGGAAAACAGAGTTGCTTCTGGGTCATCTGGAGATCT GTATAAAGGCACGTATTGTTGCCAGGAAGTAGCTATAAAAGTTCTGAAGCCAGAACAGTTGAATATGGATATATTAAAAGAGTTCTCACAAGAGGTCTTCATAATGAG GAAAATTCGGCACAAAAATGTTGTTCAATTTATAGGGGCATGCAGGCAACCTCCAAACCTATGCATCGTGACTG AGTTCATGTCGAGAGGAAGTATTTACAACTTTCTGCACAAACAAAAAGGTGCCTTTAAGCTCCTTACTCTCCTCAAGGTTGCAGCTGATGTCTCTAAGGGAATGAATTATCTGCACCAGAATAACATAATTCATCGGGATCTGAAGACTGCCAATCTTCTAATGGATGAACATGGA GCTGTTAAGGTTGGCGATTTTGGGGTTGCCAGAGTGCAAGCTCAAACTGGGGTGATGACTGCAGAAACTGGAACATATAGATGGATGGCTCCTGAG GTAATCGAACACAGACCATATGATCACAAGGCCGATGTTTTCAGCTTTGGTATAGTGCTGTGGGAACTTCTGAGTGGAGAA ATACCATATGCACACTTAACACCTTTACAAGCAGCAATAGGCGTTGTGCAACAG GATCTACGGCCAAGAATTCCGGAACATGCTCATCCAAAGCTTGTGGAACTTGTTGAGAAATGTTGGCAGCAAGATCCCACTCAAAGACCTGATTTTTCAGAGGTTTTGGATATTCTCAAGCGTCTAACCAAAGAG GTTGGGCATGACGGGGAGGACAAGTCAATTGGTGGCTTTTTGCCGGCTCGTAAAAAGGGCCATCACTGA
- the LOC125860845 gene encoding serine/threonine-protein kinase STY17-like isoform X2, protein MGMNMVACRYALDVNVERAEDVLVHRRLLQLAKDPENRPAFDVRLVQVHPTYNGISSNSDDVNSAVKEEYPCIHPPPTFGSSSNLQPFEIDDNNAHVNDGESDANSTSGTTRSMHEITFSMINKPKLLTQLTSIVSEIGLNIEEAHVFSTADGFSLDVFVVDGWPYEETGLLKGELQKGIMRSKEQPRHSLVAKNGQGQTISESVSNCVKIPTDGTDDWEIDLRLLKLENRVASGSSGDLYKGTYCCQEVAIKVLKPEQLNMDILKEFSQEVFIMRKIRHKNVVQFIGACRQPPNLCIVTEFMSRGSIYNFLHKQKGAFKLLTLLKVAADVSKGMNYLHQNNIIHRDLKTANLLMDEHGAVKVGDFGVARVQAQTGVMTAETGTYRWMAPEVIEHRPYDHKADVFSFGIVLWELLSGEIPYAHLTPLQAAIGVVQQDLRPRIPEHAHPKLVELVEKCWQQDPTQRPDFSEVLDILKRLTKEVGHDGEDKSIGGFLPARKKGHH, encoded by the exons ATGGGGATGAATATGGTTGCATGCAGATATGCATTAGATGTGAATGTGGAAAGAGCAGAAGATGTGCTCGTGCATAGGAGATTACTGCAACTAGCGAAGGATCCTGAGAATAGACCTGCTTTCGATGTTCGCCTTGTGCAG GTGCATCCCACCTACAATGGAATCTCATCCAACTCTGATGATGTAAATTCTGCAGTTAAAGAAGAATACCCATG CATCCATCCTCCTCCAACATTTGGTTCATCATCAAATCTACAGCCCTTTGAAATTGATGATAATAATGCTCATGTAAATGATGGAGAAAGTGATGCCAATTCTACTTCAGGGACAACCAG GTCCATGCACGAGATTACTTTTTCAATGATTAACAAGCCAAAGTTGCTGACTCAG TTGACTTCTATAGTTTCTGAGATTGGTCTGAACATTGAGGAAGCTCATGTTTTTTCGACTGCCGATGGTTTCTCCTTAGATGTCTTTGTGGTTGATGGATGGCCATATGAG GAAACAGGATTGCTGAAGGGTGAGCTGCAAAAGGGAATAATGAGGAGCAAG GAGCAACCACGACATTCCTTGGTTGCTAAGAATGGGCAAGGTCAAACAATATCTGAATCAGTTTCTAACTGTGTTAAAATACCTACTGATGGAACTGACGACTGGGAAATCGATCTTCGTTTGTTGAAGTTGGAAAACAGAGTTGCTTCTGGGTCATCTGGAGATCT GTATAAAGGCACGTATTGTTGCCAGGAAGTAGCTATAAAAGTTCTGAAGCCAGAACAGTTGAATATGGATATATTAAAAGAGTTCTCACAAGAGGTCTTCATAATGAG GAAAATTCGGCACAAAAATGTTGTTCAATTTATAGGGGCATGCAGGCAACCTCCAAACCTATGCATCGTGACTG AGTTCATGTCGAGAGGAAGTATTTACAACTTTCTGCACAAACAAAAAGGTGCCTTTAAGCTCCTTACTCTCCTCAAGGTTGCAGCTGATGTCTCTAAGGGAATGAATTATCTGCACCAGAATAACATAATTCATCGGGATCTGAAGACTGCCAATCTTCTAATGGATGAACATGGA GCTGTTAAGGTTGGCGATTTTGGGGTTGCCAGAGTGCAAGCTCAAACTGGGGTGATGACTGCAGAAACTGGAACATATAGATGGATGGCTCCTGAG GTAATCGAACACAGACCATATGATCACAAGGCCGATGTTTTCAGCTTTGGTATAGTGCTGTGGGAACTTCTGAGTGGAGAA ATACCATATGCACACTTAACACCTTTACAAGCAGCAATAGGCGTTGTGCAACAG GATCTACGGCCAAGAATTCCGGAACATGCTCATCCAAAGCTTGTGGAACTTGTTGAGAAATGTTGGCAGCAAGATCCCACTCAAAGACCTGATTTTTCAGAGGTTTTGGATATTCTCAAGCGTCTAACCAAAGAG GTTGGGCATGACGGGGAGGACAAGTCAATTGGTGGCTTTTTGCCGGCTCGTAAAAAGGGCCATCACTGA